One Rhinolophus sinicus isolate RSC01 unplaced genomic scaffold, ASM3656204v1 Contig250, whole genome shotgun sequence genomic window, CTATGATAATTGGCCCTGCTATGTCCTCCCACATTATCCTTTTGTATCTCCCATCAGAGCACAAAATAGCTGCTCAGTTAaaacttgatgaatgaatgaacgcaTGAATCCATCTCATTCTGAACTTCTAACCTATTCTAGCCTGCTTCAAACTCAGCCCCATGCCCTGCCCAGTACCAGGAGCAAGGGCAGTACCTGTATAGGCCTGGTCCATGCAGGGCCGATCCTCCTCAGTGGCCTCACGGCACAGTGACACTGTCTCTGCCAAGCAGTTGCGTGTTCGGGTCTGGACCCCAGTGTAACCACAAGCAGCAGAACACTTGCTCCAGGGAGACCATGAGCTCCAGATGCGCTCTGTGTCTCGGCGCAGGGATCCTGCAAAACAGGATTGACAGACAGTCTGACTTCCCTCCCGCAGGGACTCTGTCAGGAAATCTTCCCAAGGCTGCTTTTTCTCAGAAAGCAGGGTCTCTGTTTACATCATAGATGTCACTGATACTTATATTTACTGCAATGACTTTTCCAACAGATGGAAGTCAAGAGTCTTGAGGAAGTGGTGTCTGTAATTCACACAACAACACCATATGGGCTAGGGGCGGCCCTGAGAAGGGCTTGTTGGCCAAGCACTGGGACTCTGATATGCTGTCCTGGGACGTGTAGGGTTAGCACCACCTGCCCTTTCCACCAGTGCAGAAACAGCCACCAGGGCCTGGGGCTTCAGCGACTCAGACATCAAGCCTGCTTCTGCCCCCCCTCCTCACCTCTGGTGCAAGAATGAGGGTCTCAGAGTTTGCCCAGGGGCCCTTGCCCAGCCTGAGCTCCCACTGCAGAGGACCACCACCGCTGCTGGGGCCTGCAGGGTCAGGCTGTGTGCACTGGTGGAACCCCAAGAGGGGAGGGTGCCCATCCATAAAGTGGGCAGGCCTGCAACTGGCTCTGTATTCTCCAGCTGGGCAGGAGGCGTAAGAGATTCTTGGACTCTGCAAACACAGACAtggattcaaaccccagctctccACGTATTAGCTATGTAATTGTGagaagttacctaacctctcggAACCTGGAGTAATATGTCAGCCTAGAGAGTCTTCACAGGTCAGTTGTAAACATCGAGTGATGTAGAAAactagcacagttcctggcacatgggaACTAAATAGAAACTAACATTTAATGAACGTTCACCTGGGTTAAGCTCCTTTCactcattatcttatttaatcctcgtTTTTTAAAAACACCCTATGAAGAGGGCGGCCggtagctcagctggttagagcgcggtgctcttaacaataaggttaccagttcgatccccacatgggccactgtgagctgcgccctccacaactagcttgaaacaactacttgacttggagctgatgggtcctggaaaaacacacttaaaaaaataaataaaaggtaaaaaaaaaagtacactataaagatttaaatataatcctgttttacatgtgagaaacctgaggcacagagagtttcaGGAAATTTGCCAAAGGACACAGATCAGCTGGCAGGCCCAGATTTGGGACCAAGCAGCCCAGCTCGAGAGCCTGGGGTCTTTCCCACCATGCCACATGCACCCAGTGAAGTGGACTGAATGGAGAGCATCCAGAAACACGGACCGTTCATAACATTGGTAGGTCAGTAGTAGGAAGTTGAAGCCTGTGTATTGCGATATCCAGAGTTCCCATGGCCAGAGGCAGGTCCTGGCCTCTGCCTGTGCCAAGGCTGGTGGGAGCTGGGGAGTGGGGGCCCTTCAGGCTCATCTGGTGGGCAGAGGAAGCGCACAGTGTAATTGGAGCAGTTCTGGCCAGGCCGCTGCTCCCTGTTGACGCACCAGAAGCCCTCACGGGGACTGCTATGGACCACCTGGCCAGTGCTGCCTGCAGGTATCCAGTCAGTGGTCCGGGCCTCCAGCCACAGGGGCTGAGCGCACACACGGTCCCCATAGTAGAAGTGAATGGCATCCAGCCGCTCGTAGTCGCCCTTCCCGCCTGGGTGGTCAATGTTGAACCATGTTGTCCACTCCCCAGGACCTGAGAGGTAGAGCCAGGTGGGCAAGGAGCCAGGTCCTGGGGCTCCAGGTGAGCTCCAGTTTCCCTTTCCTGCTCACCCCCTGGGAGTCATCCCCCATATGTCTCACGTACCCACCCCAGCTCCATTGGTCTCAGGCTCTACCACATCTGTCTCTCCAGCAGCTCTCCAATCTCCTGCCCTCTGCACCCTCTGCTGCCAAGGGCTCCATTCAAGCTCTCAGCAGCCTGGCTGGACCATGTCAGTAGCTTCCTGCCTGGTCTTCCCCGTGACTCCATCCCCACCCTCTCGACACTGTAGTCAGGGTGAGCGTCCTTCATGTGGCTTCACATCCAGCTTTAACTCCCTTGGCCAGTCATTTGGGGTGCCATGAGCTGGCCCTGCTATCTCTCCATCCTCGTCACTCCCCTTTCTCCCCACTAGCCTATGCTCTGGCCTCAGCAAGTCCTACAGAAGTCCTGGAACATATCGGGCCGATTCGTGATTCTGGACTGTCCTATAAACTAGGTCCCTCTGCCTAGGCAGAGACGTAGGCCAAAAACCTTGTAAAAGTGGGTTTCCATGGAACTCTGACTTCACGCCCAAGCTCAGTAAACACCTTCCTGGTGAGCCCTCCCAGCTCCAGCCACAACTCACTCTTCAGGGGGTCAGCAGGCTTGGCAGAGATACTGAAGGTCCTCTTCCCTGGCCGGACTCTTCTCACTGAATGGGTGAGCATCGTCTGCCTCCCTGAGGGCCAGGAGAGAAGTGAGAGATCAGGACTATTAGTTACTGGGGCCCAGCAAGTTCCCGCTACCAGCCTCTCAAGACACAGGGAAGCAGTGTGATGTGTTAGATGGAGCACAAGCACTGGACATGGGTTCCAGTCCCCACTCTGCCACTCAATGGCTGTGCGACCTTCTAAGATCTTGTTTCCTCTAAATCTGTTTTCCCATAAAATAGGGCTGTATTAATAATCACTACATCGTAGAGCTCTGGGGCATGTTCAGGGTGATAATAAATGGAAAGGGACTTGGCATGTAGTGTATGCTCAACAAATGGTCattctctctttgcttttgttctaGAAATGGCTCTTTGGATGCTGTGGAGcagccagtgggggtgggggctcttACATTAGCGTCTGGGTCTGTCCTTTCACCAGAACCGagccttattttcctcatttataaaatggagatatgaATTCCCACGTCCCAGGGTGGTCTGCTTGGCCTGAGGAGTCCGTGAGGTAACACAAATGAACATTTCTCAAGTGGACAGAGACGGAAAGTGTGAGCTCCAgaagctctgccacttcctaactGTGTGACGTTGGGCCAAATACTTAACTCAGCTGACTCATGCTCTCGCATCATAAAATTAGGACAATAATAGTTCCTGCCTCACAGGATTGTGGGGATTAAATTCATGCATAACATCCACTTAGAACCATGCCTAACGCAGAGTGCTTGCTGAGTAGGGGTTAGCAACTCCTGTTAGCTCAATGCCTGGACAAAAGATGCCCATTTCCCTTCCCTTGGCAAAGTTTGGCTTTGGGAGTCCATCTTCCCCCTAAAGTACTCATTTGACCTCACTGGGACAGTGGTCCTCAATTTTCTGACACCAGGGCGGCAGGGTCCCTGAGCTTGGTGCAAGGTCTTCAGGCCCTGGGAAGCTTCAAATCCCACCCCACCTGAGGCTGGGTTGGGGGCTCCagaatgggaaggagaaaggacagcGGAGGCCTGCAAAAGCTTTGAAAGGCAATTAACTCTCATGTGAGGAGTCAAATCagaattctctcatttaattggGGTGATAGGAGCTCTTCTCATCAAACAACTCTGATTGCCACTAAGATGGTTGAATGCTAATCGTCTTCACCAACAACAGCTGTCGGGGTgaaaagaggaaggcaggaggtggGCACACACAGGCTTAGGCAAGATGTTGAGCCAGCCTTTGTTCCTGCATCTGTGG contains:
- the LOC141569939 gene encoding cartilage intermediate layer protein 1-like, producing MVGTKAWVFFLVLEVTAVLGRQTMLTHSVRRVRPGKRTFSISAKPADPLKSPGEWTTWFNIDHPGGKGDYERLDAIHFYYGDRVCAQPLWLEARTTDWIPAGSTGQVVHSSPREGFWCVNREQRPGQNCSNYTVRFLCPPGSLRRDTERIWSSWSPWSKCSAACGYTGVQTRTRNCLAETVSLCREATEEDRPCMDQAYT